From a single Cydia amplana chromosome 10, ilCydAmpl1.1, whole genome shotgun sequence genomic region:
- the LOC134651839 gene encoding protein D2-like isoform X2, with translation MNINLGLLLLFSVYGLSDECFLTEVKSLLEGCDHLTGLNITSVGGTIVDDHNCDVLLPKQVFIEEPLFQYDLADSKKYYTLFMVDPDAPPQLDGEFYLHMLKFNVPGSALKAKEGSKTNGVDYRPYRLPAPPIGTGAHRYMTLLYEQADGNNFLPHAGLSRHRFSISDWMRGKNLCGPVAATQFRVQY, from the exons ATGAATATTAATCTAGGTTTATTGCTACTTTTCTCTGTTTACGGATTATCGGATGAGTGTTTTTTGACGGAAGTAAAGAGTCTGTTGGAAGGATGCGACCACTTGACGGGTCTGAATATCACCAGCGTTGGAGGAACGATCGTCGACGACCACAACTGTGACGTGCTGCTGCCGAAGCAAGTGTTCATCGAGGAACCATtattccaatatgacttggctgactct AAAAAGTACTACACCCTTTTTATGGTGGACCCAGATGCTCCGCCGCAATTGGACGGAGAGTTTTACCTTCACATGTTGAAGTTCAACGTTCCA GGTTCTGCTTTAAAAGCTAAGGAGGGCAGTAAAACCAATGGAGTCGATTACCGCC CTTACAGACTCCCAGCGCCACCTATCGGCACAGGCGCGCATCGCTACATGACGCTGCTGTACGAGCAAGCCGACGGCAACAACTTCCTGCCGCACGCTGGGCTCAGCCGCCACCGGTTCTCCATCTCGGACTGGATGCGCGGCAAGAACCTCTGCGGTCCGGTCGCGGCGACGCAGTTCCGTGTGCagtactag
- the LOC134651839 gene encoding nuclear receptor-binding factor 2-like isoform X1, whose amino-acid sequence MESHPLNLAHQQHRRAEAHLINNRYDEAMQCHHNAAELLLDAMKSTTSSVALESITLQHSYHLKQKDLIKSKKDQYARVKKAMDTIKCLGKDPFSNLQGHEYAKLQVAIFRAINETDSLLHFLSNTNDSPVEQRLGREKILPTGDVTDGFKTEKTQETVIEELRILSQNLHSLVEQLVLQVEVLKDENVTLKERVNYLEKERVRYLNLPSSDFQQNFSTLSMVTESLPMESAQRVPVIPIPTSLAGPVDPNFDLTALRE is encoded by the exons ATGGAGTCTCATCCACTGAATTTG gcGCATCAACAACATCGTCGTGCCGAAGCTCATCTAATAAACAACCGATACGATGAAGCGATGCAGTGCCACCACAATGCTGCTGAATTGTTGCTTGACGCTATGAAATCTACGACGTCTTCAGTAGCATTGGAGTCCATAACACTTCAACACAGCTACCATCTCAAGCAAAAAGACCTAATTAAAAGCAAGAAAGACCAATATGCACGTGTTAAAAAGGCGATGGACACTATTAAGTGTCTTGGCAAGGATCCATTCTCAAACCTTCAGGGCCATGAGTATGCTAAGCTGCAAGTCGCTATTTTCAGAGCTATAAATGAAACAGACTCTCTATTACACTTTTTATCTAATACAAATGATAGCCCTGTAGAACAAAGGCTAGGGAGAGAAAAAATACTCCCTACAGGGGATGTTACAGATGGTTTTAAGACAGAGAAAACACAAGAAACTGTTATAGAAGAATTACGGATACTAAGTCAAAATCTGCACTCTCTAGTTGAACAATTAGTactacaagtggaagtccttaAAGATGAGAATGTTACATTAAAAGAAAGGGTAAATTACTTAGAAAAAGAGAGAGTGAGGTACCTGAACCTCCCTTCAAGTGACTTTCAACAAAACTTCTCCACCTTAAGCATGGTGACTGAGAGTTTACCAATGGAGTCTGCTCAGAGAGTACCTGTCATACCCATACCCACCTCATTGGCTGGCCCAGTTGACCCTAACTTTGATTTAACAGCTTTGCGGGAATAG
- the LOC134651838 gene encoding protein HBS1, translating to MSRHRNFRNRSYSYDYDDDEFYGHSVEEDSCLSPNDSAQFLYDRSRNEQAISHFLESHANIEEETEGEAETSRPSLERRDSLDIRSLNLTELDESKLMSCLDELRNVLADTVPENILMDAALKHNFDCSVALDSILNAKKIEPAPKVKDTPKPVITVNIPKAAVISTTDAPKVITTHLEPKSSSAIKGFKVEQEKTTSRPQTPRNQSPAGDRALKGDVPDENKSLGKFKESKIDPNVLYSNERGADKDHLYIVVIGHVDAGKSTLMGRLLCDLGEVSQRTLHKYEQESKKIGKQSFMYAWVLDETGEERNRGITMDVGRAQFETKTKRIVILDAPGHADFIPNMITGAGQADVAMLVVDATRGEFESGFDLGGQTREHALLVRSLGVSQLAVAVNKLDTTNWSQERFDEISKKLKAFLKQAGFKDSDVTFVPCSGLTGENLIKPSTEPELLKWYKGPCLLDVIDKFNVPERPVSKPLRMSINDIFKGTGSGFCVAGRIENGILNKGDKVMICPTKEVAEVKGLAINDLPNNVAFAGDQVSVTLSGIDIQNVAVGYILSDLIQQVPIATRFEARLVVFNVKAPITKGYPVLLHHQSLVESAHIVKLKALLNKSTGEVIKKKPRCLGNNSVAIVDIEVSKPISIERYKDVKELGRVMLRVAGVTVAAGLVTDVFNI from the coding sequence atgtcacgCCATAGAAACTTCAGAAATAGGAGTTATTCATACGACTATGACGACGACGAATTTTACGGTCATTCAGTGGAGGAAGACAGCTGTTTGTCGCCGAATGATTCTGCTCAGTTCTTGTACGATCGCTCCCGGAATGAGCAAGCTATATCTCACTTTCTAGAAAGCCATGCCAACATTGAGGAGGAAACCGAAGGCGAGGCGGAGACCTCGCGGCCGTCGCTCGAGCGCCGCGACTCACTTGATATTCGCTCTTTAAATCTCACTGAGCTTGACGAATCCAAACTCATGTCATGCTTAGATGAACTACGAAATGTCTTAGCTGATACTGTACCAGAAAACATTCTCATGGATGCTGCATTAAAGCACAATTTTGATTGCAGTGTAGCTCTTGATAGTATTTTGAATGCTAAAAAGATTGAGCCAGCACCCAAAGTAAAGGATACGCCAAAACCAGTAATCACTGTTAATATTCCCAAGGCTGCTGTCATTTCCACAACAGATGCTCCAAAAGTTATTACGACACATCTGGAGCCTAAATCTTCAAGTGCTATAAAGGGTTTCAAAGTAGAACAAGAAAAAACTACAAGCCGGCCTCAAACTCCTAGAAATCAATCACCCGCAGGAGACAGGGCTTTGAAGGGTGATGTGCCTGATGAAAATAAAAGCTTAGGAAAATTTAAAGAAAGCAAAATTGATCCTAATGTCTTATattcaaatgaaagaggtgcTGATAAAGATCATCTGTATATAGTAGTAATTGGTCATGTTGATGCTGGAAAATCAACTCTCATGGGACGCTTACTCTGTGATCTGGGTGAAGTCAGCCAGAGAACCTTACACAAATATGAACAAGAGAGTAAAAAGATAGGAAAACAAAGTTTCATGTATGCTTGGGTGCTGGATGAAACTGGTGAAGAGAGAAATAGAGGCATCACTATGGATGTTGGCCGAGCACAATttgaaactaaaactaaaagaaTTGTGATTTTGGATGCTCCAGGCCATGCTGATTTCATCCCTAACATGATCACTGGTGCGGGGCAAGCTGATGTTGCCATGCTAGTTGTTGATGCAACTCGGGGTGAGTTTGAATCTGGGTTTGACCTTGGGGGCCAAACTCGAGAGCATGCATTACTTGTGAGATCCCTTGGAGTCAGTCAGCTTGCTGTTGCTGTTAATAAACTTGACACTACTAATTGGTCACAGGAGAGGTTTGATGAAATTTCAAAGAAACTTAAAGCATTTCTGAAACAGGCCGGATTTAAAGATTCCGATGTAACCTTTGTTCCATGCTCAGGACTCACAGGTGAAAACTTGATTAAACCATCAACTGAGCCTGAGCTGCTTAAATGGTATAAAGGGCCTTGTCTCCTAGATGTAATTGACAAATTTAATGTCCCAGAGAGGCCCGTGTCAAAACCTCTGCGCATGTCCATCAATGATATATTTAAAGGGACCGGTTCAGGTTTTTGTGTAGCTGGACGGATTGAAAATGGTATACTCAATAAGGGTGATAAGGTGATGATATGTCCAACAAAAGAAGTCGCAGAAGTGAAGGGTTTGGCTATCAATGATCTACCAAACAATGTAGCTTTTGCTGGTGACCAAGTTAGTGTTACATTATCTGGGATAGATATCCAAAATGTTGCAGTTGGATATATATTGAGTGATCTGATCCAGCAGGTTCCAATTGCCACCCGTTTTGAGGCGAGACTTGTAGTTTTCAATGTAAAAGCTCCAATTACTAAGGGATATCCGGTGCTTTTACACCATCAGTCTTTAGTAGAGTCTGCACATATTGTAAAACTGAAGGCTCTTTtgaataaaagtacgggagaaGTGATAAAGAAGAAGCCTCGTTGTTTGGGGAATAACTCAGTAGCAATAGTGGACATAGAAGTCAGCAAACCCATTAGCATAGAGCGCTATAAAGACGTGAAGGAGCTGGGGCGAGTGATGCTGCGCGTCGCGGGCGTCACTGTGGCTGCGGGCCTTGTTACTGATGTATTTAATATATAA